One Numida meleagris isolate 19003 breed g44 Domestic line unplaced genomic scaffold, NumMel1.0 unplaced_Scaffold327, whole genome shotgun sequence DNA segment encodes these proteins:
- the LOC110391236 gene encoding NACHT, LRR and PYD domains-containing protein 1b allele 2-like isoform X2, translated as MRVGHVMDGNLLLEKPGAVKPFHAVLRDPSFSPMGVILLSASFPFIPVHSLVLFYRVIRAADITLHLYLIPNNHGLEKAVDKDEKRRGHSFLVDKPPHTSRPLKFNTWYHVSSSSKAEINPQVGAEIRLPDVGQPSALHRDLHQRPAGGNAAHLDKVIPERQNGAQPSLGHLPESKRHRVTSCPFHILVHRFAHP; from the exons ATGCGTGTCGGCCATGTCATGGATGGGAACCTGCTCCTGGAGAAGCCTGGTGCAGTGAAGCCATTCCATGCAGTGCTGAGAGACCCCAGCTTCTCACCCATGGGTGTCATCTTGCTTTCAGCCTCATTCCCCTTCATCCCTGTGCACTCCCTCGTGCTGTTCTATCGCGTTATCAGGGCTGCAGACATCACCCTTCACCTCTACCTCATCCCCAACAATCATGGCCTGGAAAAG GCGGTGGACAAGGACGAGAAGAGACGGGGCCATTCATTCCTGGTGGACAAACCTCCCCACACCTCCCGGCCACTCAAGTTTAACACATGGTACCATGTGTCCAGTTCCTCCAAGGCAGAGATAAACCCTCAAGTAG GAGCTGAAATTCGTCTACCTGACGTCGGACAGCCGTCAGCTCTACACCGAGATCTACACCAAAGACCTGCAGGAGGGAATGCAGCTCACCTTGACAAAGTCATCCCAGAAAGGCAAAATGGAGCACAGCCCTCTCTGGGCCACCTTCCTGAGAGCAA GAGACATCGAGTCACCAGCTGCCCTTTCCACATCCTTGTGCACAGGTTTGCTCATCCATGA
- the LOC110391236 gene encoding NACHT, LRR and PYD domains-containing protein 1b allele 2-like isoform X1: MRVGHVMDGNLLLEKPGAVKPFHAVLRDPSFSPMGVILLSASFPFIPVHSLVLFYRVIRAADITLHLYLIPNNHGLEKAVDKDEKRRGHSFLVDKPPHTSRPLKFNTWYHVSSSSKAEINPQELKFVYLTSDSRQLYTEIYTKDLQEGMQLTLTKSSQKGKMEHSPLWATFLRARDIESPAALSTSLCTGLLIHDGEWVWPGGPCLSPSKVERGFPCSLPHS; this comes from the exons ATGCGTGTCGGCCATGTCATGGATGGGAACCTGCTCCTGGAGAAGCCTGGTGCAGTGAAGCCATTCCATGCAGTGCTGAGAGACCCCAGCTTCTCACCCATGGGTGTCATCTTGCTTTCAGCCTCATTCCCCTTCATCCCTGTGCACTCCCTCGTGCTGTTCTATCGCGTTATCAGGGCTGCAGACATCACCCTTCACCTCTACCTCATCCCCAACAATCATGGCCTGGAAAAG GCGGTGGACAAGGACGAGAAGAGACGGGGCCATTCATTCCTGGTGGACAAACCTCCCCACACCTCCCGGCCACTCAAGTTTAACACATGGTACCATGTGTCCAGTTCCTCCAAGGCAGAGATAAACCCTCAA GAGCTGAAATTCGTCTACCTGACGTCGGACAGCCGTCAGCTCTACACCGAGATCTACACCAAAGACCTGCAGGAGGGAATGCAGCTCACCTTGACAAAGTCATCCCAGAAAGGCAAAATGGAGCACAGCCCTCTCTGGGCCACCTTCCTGAGAGCAA GAGACATCGAGTCACCAGCTGCCCTTTCCACATCCTTGTGCACAGGTTTGCTCATCCATGACGGAGAGTGGGTTTGGCCTGGAGGTCCATGTCTTTCTCCATCCAAAGTGGAGAGAGGGTTTCCTTGCTCACTGCCACATTCGTGA